The following proteins come from a genomic window of Panicum hallii strain FIL2 chromosome 8, PHallii_v3.1, whole genome shotgun sequence:
- the LOC112902841 gene encoding zinc finger CCCH domain-containing protein 22-like, giving the protein MDAWEATKVVFDRVRVLDPDNAPKIMGLLLIQDNSDKELIRLAFSPEHLLHAFVASARAELAGKPASPPSPVLDPLQTGPPRGVPSPGSGDHQSPFAAADHVGYDGGDALYPENEYDCWSPVSGHRRSFSLGDAEVAAWRPCMYFARGNCRNGSSCRFLHGLPEDDAAATEREMAVMRAKALAAARPQQHMAPAFPFSPSPPKGVNLNFLLHHQQQHEPQRFPVRSPRMDRGDLIASPAARQIYLTFPADSTFSEEDVSNYFSMYGPVQDVRIPYQQKRMFGFVTFIYAESVKIILNKGNPHFVCNARVLVKPYKEKGKIPDRFRKLQHPHHGDFAGCTSPTGLLDSRDPFDLQQPQIGPRMMYRNIANHEAFLRRKLEEQQQAAELQQAIEMEQRRFMGLQLLDLRSRGHHLGSPMRLGQADGKGSVNGNGSAIHLEDVIIQDNKLNSTVLAMSAPAAAAISATDAEGKHEEQQEEDGDASPKQMVNLGEVEKREYGPVTATQNVGCDFQESGVVDHILPESPFASPTKASIDTHTIAQNGNINISSPFHHVASSLFPPTSTLELPPYKSCFFQVPRFSPGHEAIGM; this is encoded by the exons ATGGACGCTTGGGAGGCTACCAAGGTGGTGTTCGACCGGGTGCGTGTGCTGGACCCCGACAACGCCCCCAAGATCATGGGTCTGCTCCTCATCCAGGACAACAGCGACAAGGagctcatccgcctcgccttcagcCCCGAGCACCTCCTCCACGCCTTCGTCGCCAGCGCGCGCGCCGAGCTCGCCGGCAAGCCCGCGTCCCCGCCGTCGCCCGTTCTCGACCCGCTGCAGACCGGCCCACCCCGGGGCGTCCCGAGCCCTGGAAGCGGCGATCATCAGTCGCcgttcgccgccgccgaccaTGTCGGGTATGACGGCGGCGACGCGCTCTACCCCGAGAACGAGTACGACTGCTGGTCCCCGGTGAGCGGCCACCGCCGGAGCTTTTCGCTGGGCGACGCCGAGGTGGCTGCGTGGAGGCCGTGCATGTACTTCGCGCGCGGCAACTGCAGGAACGGCTCCTCCTGCCGGTTCCTGCACGGCCTGCCCGAGGacgacgcggcggcgacggAGCGTGAGATGGCGGTCATGCGCGCCAAGGCCTTGGCCGCCGCGCGGCCGCAGCAGCACATGGCGCCGGCGTTCCCcttctcgccgtcgccgcccaaAGGCGTCAACCTCAACTTCCTGCTCCACCACCAACAGCAGCACGAGCCGCAAAG GTTCCCGGTGCGCTCGCCTCGGATGGACCGCGGCGACCTCATCGCCAGCCCCGCTGCGCGGCAGATCTACCTGACATTCCCGGCCGACTCCACCTTCAGCGAGGAGGATGTGTCCAACTACTTCAG CATGTACGGGCCGGTGCAGGACGTGCGCATCCCCTACCAGCAGAAGCGCATGTTCGGCTTCGTCACCTTCATCTACGCGGAGAGCGTGAAGATCATCCTGAACAAGGGCAACCCGCATTTCGTGTGCAACGCGCGCGTGCTTGTCAAGCCATACAAGGAGAAGGGCAAGATCCCCGACAGGTTCAG GAAGCTGCAGCACCCGCACCACGGGGACTTCGCCGGCTGCACGTCGCCCACCGGATTGCTTGATTCCAGGGACCCCTTTGATCTGCAGCAGCCACAGATTG GACCAAGGATGATGTACCGAAACATTGCTAACCACGAGGCGTTTCTGAGAAGGAAGCTCGaagagcagcagcaggcggccgAGCTGCAGCAAGCCATTGAGATGGAGCAACGCCGGTTCATGGGGCTGCAGCTCCTCGACCTCAGGAGCAGGGGTCACCATCTTGGCTCCCCCATGCGTCTCGGACAAGCTGACGGCAAAGGCAGCGTCAATGGGAATGGCAGTGCCATCCATTTGGAGGATGTCATCATCCAAG ATAACAAGCTGAACAGTACTGTGCTTGCCATGAGTGCGCCTGCAGCTGCTGCTATCTCTGCAACTGATGCAGAAGGCAAGCACGAGGAGCAGCAGGAAGAGGATGGTGATGCCAGTCCCAAGCAGATGGTCAACCTTGGGGAAGTGGAGAAAAGGGAATATGGTCCTGTGACAGCAACACAAAATGTTGGTTGTGACTTCCAAGAAAG TGGCGTGGTGGATCACATTTTGCCTGAGAGCCCCTTTGCATCTCCCACCAAGGCCTCTATTGATACTCATACAATAGCTCAAAATGGCAACATCAACATCAGCAGCCCTTTTCATCATGTGGCTTCGTCCCTCTTCCCACCTACATCCACCCTTGAGCTGCCCCCATACAAGTCCTGCTTCTTTCAGGTGCCCAG